In Saccharothrix syringae, the following are encoded in one genomic region:
- a CDS encoding DUF2530 domain-containing protein, which translates to MAEQDAAPLPAPPPLPPRLADPVPAIIGGTALWFLAFAVVLLFWRGERTLLWTCLSGGVLGVIGYGVFAWQRSAARRGKRTAQQGQGLTE; encoded by the coding sequence CAGGACGCAGCACCCCTCCCCGCGCCCCCGCCCCTGCCGCCGCGCCTGGCCGACCCGGTGCCGGCCATCATCGGCGGCACGGCGCTGTGGTTCCTGGCGTTCGCGGTGGTGCTGCTGTTCTGGCGCGGGGAGCGGACGCTGCTGTGGACGTGCCTGTCGGGCGGCGTGCTGGGCGTGATCGGCTACGGCGTCTTCGCCTGGCAGCGCTCCGCCGCGCGCCGCGGGAAGCGCACCGCGCAGCAGGGCCAGGGGCTGACGGAGTAG